The genomic region GATTCCCGACGAAAGAATCGAACGCGGAACTGGTTCTGGATTTATTCTCAGTCCTGACGGTCGGCTGTTGACTAACGCCCACGTCGTTTCCGAAGCACGTACGGTTCAAGTCACGTTGAAAGACGGTCGCACTTTTGAAGGCAAAGTTGTCGGTGTCGATCCGGTGACGGATGTTGCTGTTGTCAAAATTAACGCTCGTAATTTGCCGCGAGTCAAGCTTGGTAACTCAAAAAATTTAATTCCCGGGCAGTGGGCGATCGCGATCGGCAATCCTCTAGGCTTGGATAATACCGTCACAATTGGCATTATCAGCGCTACCGACCGCACGAGCGCGCAAGTTGGCGTACCGGATAAGCGCGTTACATTTATTCAAACTGATGCGGCAATCAATCCTGGTAATTCTGGCGGACCCTTATTAAATACTGAAGGGGAGATCGTGGGTGTCAACACGGCAATTCGTACCGATGCTCAAGGACTCGGTTTTGCCATTCCCATTGAAACTGCTGCCCGCGTTGCCAATCAGTTATTTAGCAAAGGACGCATTAGCCATCCTTTTTTGGGGATTCAAATGATCGATTTAACCCCCGCATCAAAAACTGAAATCGCTCAGGAAACCGATTTAAAGGTTGAAATCGATTCTGGCGTACTCATCGTGCGCGCGATCGCTAAATCTCCGGCGGCGCAAGCTGGACTGCGGGCGGGAGACGTGATTCAGAAAATCAACGGCAAGACGGTAGCTAAATCGTTGCAAGTCCAAGAACAGGTGGAATCAACAACCTTGGGAGCAACTTTGACACTAGAAGTCAATCGCCAGGGTGTCATTCAGACTTTTCATGTCAAACCAGGCGCTTATCCCGCCAACGAACTCAGTTAGGCTTGTAGCGCTTAATCTCCACCATTAGGCTCTTGAGGCGAGGTAGCGGCATCAGCTAAATTTTCTAGCTGCATTCTTTGTTCCATTTGCCGCAGAAAATAGCCTGTCATCATGGCTGATGCTAAAATTCCTGCTAGATTCTCGCGATCGGTCACGATTTTCACGTTGAATTGCTCTGAAGGTAACATTCCTACCAGCCCTTGGACGTTTTGGGAGATGATTTGTTGAATGTCTGGGCTGACAGACTTAGCAACGCGGGCTAGAATTTCCGGCGATTGCTGCTGGAGATATTTCAACAATGAGTTAGCTTGAGTTTCTTCGCGATCGCTCAAAAAGTCAGGATTAAAGGTCATAAGCAGTGTTTTGTTGCTGTAGTATCGAATCTATGGGATTGAGGATTTTTCTATACTAAAAACTAATAACTAAGTGCTAATATTTTAGCTATTGTAGCTTTCACGCTATGGCAACTCATTTTCTTTACCTGCGCTGGGAATGCGGTTTGCTTTACCGCTCGGTCAAACTTTCCTGCCTGGGTGAGAGCTAGAACCATTTTTGGTACGTCCATTAATCCCGATCTCTAGATCCAACACTCGGTTTTGGTGTTTTCTCAACTAGAGCCAGACCTCTTGCAGGCAAACCTTGCGGACTAAAATATTAATTTTTTTTACTGATTCATTAAATAAATTGTATCAGATGTTTTGAGGATCGAATAGAGAGTTTACCTCCTCAAACTGGAGCAAGATCGCAAAAAACTGGCATAAATAAGCAAAATGCTACTATCGATCGGAAAATTGAGTCATTTTACTTGAAAAAAGCCATAAGAAAGAGATATTTGCCTGACTCCTTCTATTTGCTCAACTAGAGGACTTGCTTTCAATATCCTCAGCTATCTTCCAGATCGTCACCCAGCTCTAGCTGCTGATATTTAGATTGCCGCTCTTTAACCGGATGTCCTTGCCCCAGAAGTTGTGGTAGTTGCTCGATTTGGAAGTATTGATGAAATTTTTCGGTTAATTGGAGTAGGGAGGAGCGAGAATCTGACTGGCGGCGTTTGCGGACGAATCCTTGTTCTACCAATTCTTGAACGTGTTGGTAAGCACTAGAGCCGCGCAGCTCGACGAGTTGATTTTGAGCAATTGGGCTGTGAAGGGCGATCGCTGCTAACGTGCGTAAAGCCCCCACTCCGAGTTCGAGAGGAATTAACCTGTGTACCAAGTCCTGAAAACCAGAGCGCAATTGCAGGCTATAGCCTGTAGGTGTTTCGACGACCTCTAAGGCGCTGTCACGACGGGCGTAATCTTCAATCAGTTCGATCAGTCCTTCTTCAACCGTAGGGCGATCGCACTGGGCGTATTCGGCAATTTCTGCGACTGATAGCGGTTTGCCTTTTAAGTAAAGAATTGCTTCGATTTGAGTTGATAATTTGCGATCGGGAGTCGGGAGTCGGGAGTCGGGAGTCGGGAAAGAGCGTGGTGCGTGGTGCGTGGTGAGCGATCGTTCTCCCTCAGCTCCCTCAGCCCCCATTCTTCGAGAAGGGCTATTCTCCGAGAAGCCACCCTTCGGGTGTCTACGCCCTACAACTCCCTCAGCTCTCTTTTCCACTGGTTCTTCTGCGGGCGGGTTTAGCTGAATTTTTTGTTTGTCTTTAGGCATATCTGTTAAACCCGCCCCTACAAATCCCTACTCCCTAGTTATGCTACTTGGGGTTGAACTAATTTGTCTGCACCCTGGATGACTTTAGCTGATTCGATTTTGTCACCCGCTTTCAGCTTTTCTAGGACTTCTTTACCCTCGGTAACATAACCAAATACAGAGTAGCGCCCGTCTAGTAAGTTACGTCCGGCTGGAGTTAGTTCTGGCTCAAACAAGAAGAAGAAAAATTGGGAAGAACCACCATCAGGCTCAAATTCCGGTCTTGCCATTGCAACTGCACCGTAGGCAGAAAAGGGCAATACTGGTTCGTCAGTGTAACGACCGGCTTGTTCTAATGTTACGCCGTATGTAGGTTCCGAATCGCCTTTGACCAGAATTTCTAAAGGAACGGCACGGTACTTACCCGTGTTGGGGTCGATAAAACCTTGGTCTTTCCCAGGGGGATCGCCTGTTTGCAAAACGTAGGAATCTTCAGCACGGATGAATTCTAATCCGTTGTAGAAGCCCCGTTGAACCAGATCGACAAAATTACCTGCGGTGACGGGGGCGCTGTAGCCGTCTACAACCACAGTAATGTCACCTTTATTGGTTTTAAATGCGATCGTTGCCCGTCCTTTGAGTTGAGGCAAGTTAGAGTATTGAGCGGGAACTTCATAGGGAAATTCTTTGACCATCAACTCTTCTAACTCGCTAACTAAATTGAGTATGTTAGCGCGTTCGACCCAGATATTTTCTTTATCTTTCTTATCTGTTGCTTCTTGAAGTTTGGGAATGCCATCTTTAATTTGAGCAATTATCTTTTCTGCTTGAGGCTGGCGTTCTGCGGGAACGCTACTCAGAATTTTTTCAGGATTAGAGATTGCCCTAGAAGCGCCTTTGAGGTCGTTAGCGATCGCACCCCAACGGCGGTTGGCTCGCAGTTGATTGGCAATATCTTCTAAACTTGCTTGCAGTTGCCTGACGGGTTGGTTGTCAATGGGCAGGGCATAACGCAACAAAGCTCTACCATCAGTGATGGCATTTCCTGCTGGTAGTGCTGCGTAGGAGGTAGGAGTCCAGACTGCTATACTCAGACTCCAACAAAACGCGATCGGCATTATTGCGATCGAAATATTTTTTAGCCAGCGTTGGCAAAATTTTGTCATGATCTAGCTCTTATAAGGGGTATGCTGCGAGGGATTTTTGCTCTCCATCACCGCAGTGCGATGGTAGGGCGCGGATACGCGCAACGCGATCTTCGCTCATAGCTTCGCGCATAACTTAGTGAGACCCGATCGTCATTTTGCCATAGTAAGGGGCGAGGAGCGAGGAGTGAGGAGTGAGGGGAAGAAGAGAGTTGGGGGAGTTGGGGAAGATGGGGGAGTACACAAGGGAGAAAATTCTCCCTTGTGTACTCCCACACTTCACACACTTCAAACACTTCACACACTTCACACACTTCACACACTTCACGCACTACGCATACTCGCGCACCACGCACCACTCTTTCCCTCGCTCCTCACTCCTCACTCCTCGCTCCTACCCCTTACCGAAAGGAGGTAAAATAGATTGCCGATTGTCCTGCATGATGAGTGAGTCTATTGTTCCATGATTTCTAGTAATGACTTTCGACCAGGCGTAAGTATTGTCCTAGATGGATCTGTTTGGCGGGTGGTGGAATTCCTTCATGTAAAGCCAGGGAAAGGCTCGGCTTTTGTGCGGACAAAGTTAAAAAACGTCCAGTCTGGTAGCGTAGTGGAACGAACCTTCCGTGCTGGTGAAACAGTTCCCCAAGCCAATCTAGAAAAGAGTACGATGCAACATACCTATAAAGACGGCGATGATTTCGTCTTTATGGAGATGGAAACCTACGAGGAAGCGCGATTGACGGCTGCACAAATTGGCGATCGCGTCAAGTATCTCAAAGATGGCATGGAAGTGAATGTCGTCCGCTGGGACGAACAAGTGTTGGAAGTAGAATTGCCGAATTCTGTCGTGCTAGAAATCGTGCAAACCGATCCTGGCGTGCGGGGTGATACGGCTACAGGTGGTACTAAGCCCGCTGTTGTTGAGACTGGTGCTACTATCATGGTTCCTTTATTTATTACTCAAGGGGAACGCATTCGGATCGATACCCGTAACGATACTTATCTCGGTCGGGGAGAATGATTGCTTTTAGGAGTCATTTGTCATTTGTCATTGGTCATGAGTGGAATGACAACAAATGACTGATGACTGATGACAAATGACATTGAAGAGGGATTTGCTGTGTCACTGGATTTAAATGAAATACGTCAACTATTGTTGGCGTTAGATCGAACTGAAATTGAGGAACTCACCCTAAAAACTCAGGAATTTGAACTGACAGTACGTAAGGGTACGGGTATTCAAAGTACTGCACCTGCATCTGCCGTAGCAGGAGAAAGCAGTAACCTAACTGCAACGGAATTACACTTCGACTCTGCTAAAATGCCTGCTGGCATGGATTCAGTTTCTCGCCGAGTTGATTCTACTGCCGTCAATTCCACCACAGTCTCGATGGCTGCGTCAGCTCCCATAGAACAAAAGTTTGCGGAAATTCCCTCTCCTATGGTAGGAACTTTTTACCGCGCTCCTGCCCCAGGCGAAGCGCCATTTGTAGAAGTTGGCGATCGCATTAGATCCGGTCAAACTGTCTGTATTATCGAGGCGATGAAGCTGATGAATGAAATTGAAGCCGAAGTATCTGGACAAGTCATGGAAATTTTGGTGCAAAATGGCGAACCAGTGGAATACGGACAGCCACTGATGCGCATAAACCCCGATTAATGGTTAACTACTTTAATTACCAGTTAACTATTTGGCATCACTGCCAACTATCTTGCGACATCTTTCTACGGGTCAGTTCTAATGAAATTAACCAAGCCTGTACCTCCAGAGGTTATGCAACAAGTAGCAGAGTATTTCAGCTTGTTAAGCGAACCAATGCGCCTACGGCTGCTCAGCCTGTTACGCGATGGTGAAAAGTGCGTTCAAGAATTGGTGGATGCAACTCAGACTAGCCAAGCCAACGTTTCCAAACATTTAAAAATCATGTGGCAGGCAGGCATTCTCAGTCGCCGTAGTGAAGGCACTTCCGCCTACTACCGCGTTGAGGATGACATGATCTTCCAATTATGGAATCTTGTCTGTCATCGACTTGCTACCCGAGTCGAACATCAAGCCCGCCAATTTCGGGTACTCAATGGCAATGGAAAACGTTGAGGGGTTAACTATGCCACAGTTTGCTACCAGCGATCGCACAGATCGAGCGATCGCTGCTAATTTAATAATTCTTATCAAATGTAGCAGGCTAAAGTGTAAAGTTTTCTCCTAAACTTTGGCGCGTCAAAGGTTGCTCTAGCTCTAAGCCTTCGCCGCCCAAAACTTCCAGCGGCTCTCCTTCCACCTCAATCCAGACTTTAGCATTTGGATCGAGACTTGTTGCCGTGTAAATCACCTGTGCTACTCGCCCTGTCATAGCAGTACTACCGCCGCCAGCGGTGAAATCTTCTGATAAATTGACGTGAATTCCATCTTTCTCCACCTTTAGATCCCGCAGTGTTGTTCCTTTGGGAATGGTAGTACTGACAGATCCATCTTTTGGACCAGAGAGTAAGTTATCAAAAGCAGTTTTTAGAGCAGCCGTAGGCTGTTTTTTAATGTCAGCCGTTGTGGTGGCTGTAGTCGCAATCAGCTGCTGTCGTACTCCACTTCCCTTGAGCCAAAAGACTTCTACCTGTTGTTGTGCGACTGGTGGAGTTTGTGGCTTTGGCGCTTCTTGAATCCCACTAATTGGTGGCGCAATTGGTCGAGTTGGTTTTTGGTTCGATTGCCAGTGCCACCAAGCTGCGCCGCCTCCTGCTGTCACTGCTACTGCCGCAATTCCTGCAACTAAGCCGCTAACTGGAATTCGGCGATTTTGTTGTTGTTTAACCATAGGGATAGTTCTCCTTGGGTGGACGCGAGATCGATGAGATGAGGAGGCAAATTAGCAAATTATATATTAGCTGAGTCTATAACTTAGAATTCTGCAATGAAGGATTCTGCAACAAAGAGGAAGACGGATCGACGCGCACAAAAGTCACCAGATCTAATTTTTGGGCTGCTACTTTTAATTGTAAGATTCTCACTTGCAGTCCGTACACTTCCAGGCGACGGAAATCGAGTTCTTGGCTGAGATTCATGGCGATTTCGTCTACGATATTCTGAGCGACTGCTTCCCGATCGACTGCAACTGTTGGTTGAACGAGTTGAATTTGTCGCCCTCCTTTTACTGCCAATCCTGACTCAGCGACAATTGCTAGTGGTTCGTCGTCATTCTCTGCGGCTAGTTGGACTTGAAAGCGCAAGCGATTGTTGGCTAATAGTTCTAGTCGTGGATTGACAAACTTATAGTTAGAGCTAGACTCAGCGCGATCGCCCCCCAACTCTGGAATCACAAATTCCTGGATTTGCGCAATCAAGGTAGGTAAAGCTTGGTTGAGGTCTGATTGCTCTAGCAGCAAATGCACTCCTGCATGGAGCGATCGCCGTAATTTGAGCTTTTGCTTTCCTAGACTGCGCGGATCGACATCAACTGGATCGGTTTCTAGTTCTAAAGCAGCAATACGAATATTCTGCTGCTTTAGTCTTAATCCTCGCCCAGCCAAGCGTACCTTTTCCACCTTTCCTTGTATAAGTTGGTAACTAGGTGCATTGTCTACTCGCACTTCTAGCTGCTCTGCGTGCTGTAATTGAGAGCGAACAGCATTTTCTGCCGTTCGATCTACAACTAACCCTGCTGGAGTCACTAGACCAAGTATGCCAGACAGAAGAATCGTAAAAAATTCCATTATGCGTTCATTTCAAGGCATTTAGGCTATTTTTAGACTTTGATCTTAAGTTTCAGACTCAAACTATACTAGGTTTTTGTATTTATCTAAATTCTTAAGTTTAGCTTAATCAGCGAGCAGTGGCGCACGACTACATGCCCGCATGAGAAGTAGGTGGCAAGGGGCAAAAGGCTTCCTTGCGCTCTTATTTTCGACTTATGTACGGGCGGGTTTAGCAAATCGGTTGAAAGCCAAAGCTCGAAAATTTTGGTCAAAACCCGCCCCTAATAACTTACGACTTCTCCCCATCTCCGCTCTGAAGATGATTAGTACCGTTTGACATCCTCTCCCGCTAAGCTCCTTTCGTCGCTGTAGTGGGAGATTCCAAAGATCGCTCTTTGGGCTTCCTCTTTCCGCGACTCGACTTGCTTGAAGGAGTTTCCTCACCCAAGTATTGGTCGATATCTCCAGAGGCGTTTCCTAGTTCAAGACTAGAGCTTCCGATGTGCCCCACCGTAGCCAATGCCTTCTCTAACACGTTTCTAGCAGCATTCCAATCCCGATCCTGAATATGTCCGCAATTGTTACAAATATGCGTTCTCACACTCAAAGATTTCTTGACAACCTCGCCACAGTTCGAGCAATTTTGAGAAGTGAAATGGGGTGGCACGGCAACCGTTACGACCCCGAACACTTTCCCAAAATACTCAAGCCATGTGCGAAAAGTCGTCCACGCTGCATCATTAATCGATTTGGCGAGATGTCTATTCTTGACCATGTTCCTCACCTTCAAATCCTCGTAGGCTACCAAGTCGTTAGACTGGATTACGCACCTTGCCAACTTCACAGCAAAGTCCTTACGTTGTCTACTTACTTTGAGGTGTTTCCGAGCAAGCTTGTTTCTAAACTTAGCTCTATTTTTCGAGCCTTTCTTAGTTTTGGACATCCGACGCTGCAATCGTTTCAAAGACTTTTCGCCATACCTTAAATGTCTTGGATTTTCAATTGTTTGCCCAAAACTATCTGTATAGAAGTGGGTCAATCCAACATCCAAACCGATGGTTCTAAATGTTGGTTCTCGTTTCTCCAAACGTTCTTGGTCGATACAAAACTGCAAGTAGTATCCGTCTGCGCGACGCACTATCCGCACTCTTTTGTACTGCTTCAACTGATAAAAATGCAAGTCACGGGTTCCCCACATTTTGAAAGTTCCCGCCTTAAAGCCATCAGTAAAAGTGATATATCTTCTGTCATCAGAAAGTTTCCAGCCACTAGTTTTGTATTCAACAGAACCATGAGTTTGTTCTTTCTTAAAACGTAAATATCCTTTTTTACGCGGATTGACAGCAAACTCAATCCCAGTGGAAATAGAAATCGCAGATCGACAGCACCATGTGATGCCTGTGTGACGCGCTGATTTAAATCCACGACAGCATTTGCTATACCCACAGCAGCAATAGATTTATCACCTGTCAAAGTGGTAGTCTCAGCAAAAACGGCAGCGGCGAGTTGCAATATTCGCGCGTTCGAGGTAGCGGGATCTAAGCTTTCGACGCTGGCGATCGTGACTTGTCCTTGCGTCAGGGTTCCAGTCTTGTCGAAGACAACTGTATCAATTTCTGCTAATAATTCTAAAGCGCGTCCGCTACGAATCAGAATGCCTCGTTTCGCCGCATAGGTAAGGGCGGCTAGAACTGTGGTAGGAATAGAAACCCGAATTCCAGTACACAGATCGAGGGTGAGAATACTGGCTACCCTAGCAGGATTGCGAGTTGCAGCGAAGACGATCCCGCTTAAAAGTAATGTCGGTACAACAGCTTGTTCGGCTATTCTAGCGGCGTAATTCTCCATCCTAGTATCGTGGATGGGGGCTTCTTGGATTAATTTGATGCTCTGTCCGGCGCGGGTATCGGAACCAACCCGTTCGGCTCGGATGTAAATCCGTCCTTCTCGTACCAGGGTGGAAGCGTATACGGGTTGTCCTTGATGCTTCAGTAAGGGCATAGATTCACCCGTAAGCTTCTGCTCGTCGAGTAAGGCTTTTCCACGTAAAATCGTGCCATCGACGGGAACTTGTTCGCCGGGATAGACAATGACGGGATCGCCTTTTTGCACGTCTTGGAGAGGAATTTGCTGTTTCTTGCCGTGACGTTCTACCCAGACAAATTGTCCCAGGCAACTGAGTAAGTCGAGCGTTTGGAGTTCGTTAGAACGTGCTGTGCGATCGCGAATTTGTTCGCCAATCTTGATCGGACTTAACATCAACGCTGGAGTGAGAAATTTCCCTTGTAAGCTAGTGATGGCGATCGCCATAAAATCGAGAAAATCGATATTGAGTTTGCGCTCTTGAGTTATTCCGATTAGCGCTCTTTTGGCTACGGGTAAGGTAGCAGCCGCAATACTTCCGGCGACAATTAAAGGCGGGATCGGTAAACCTATCGGTCCCCCCACAACGGCGAATATGGTTGCTAGGGCGGCGAATTGCCAAGTTGAAGCCGAATCGGTTTCCTCTATGCGAACCTGTTCTTGCTTGGGGTGAAGCGCGATGGCGTTGCTAGCAGCTTGAATTAGACTCACCAAGCGCGAATGCATTTTAGCTGTAGCGATCGCACTGGCTTTAAAGGTGACAACTAACGATGCTGCCGAGCGGTTTATCCTACTACTAGTAATTAGAGTATCGGCATCGAGCAAAAACTGAAGCCGACGAGCGTAACCATCGTCATATCGCAATCTTGGCACGCGCAACCGCACTCGTTCGGCTAAAACATGAACCACAGTATAAGAAACCAAGGGAAGGCGATCGCTAGTTAGTTGATGACGATCGGTTAAAGTCAATTTTTTCTGTTTCTCCGGCACAGTTACTAGAGAAACTCGACTGGGAGGAGGTTGAAGTGGTACTGATGTTTGTGTCATTCAATAACTTGAGTCATCTATTCAGTTACTCAATTTCAGTTTGCAGGTTATCGATAGATTAAATTTAGTTTAAGCATTGCGGAAATTTAACAGAAATTCATAATTTTTTTGTCTAATTGTAAGCCTCCTGCGTAAAAATGCTTGCTAGAAAAATTCAGCGATCGCTATATGACAATTGAGTTAGAAATTGTAATTTTTAATACAACTTTTACTGAATAAAATTTCCTACTAATGATAGATTTTCTAAGTTAAATTTCTTTTCAGAAATAGCGAATTACCTAATGCGGAACTTTTTCTTAGCCCCCTTGAAAAGGGGGTTTGGGGGATCGCAGGACTACGTCACGCACCCAAAGATTATGAAAGGGGGAACAATAGAAAGTTGCTCCCTTGTCTCCCTTGTCTCCCTTGTCTCCCTGCTTCCTAATAACTGACATACACAAAGCCAGCTCAAAAGACATTAAATATATTTACAAAAAGTTTTAAGCTCTGTTGCAAATTTGCCCGATCTGCTGCCACCGTCGCTAAAACGGGCAAAAGACCGTGATACGATGCATTTTTAGCGATTTGAAGTTTGGGAGAAAAACTTTGACTCTACGGGTTGCTGTCGTTGGTTCGGGTCCAGCAGGTTCATCCGCCGCAGAAGTCCTAGCCAAAGCTGGCATCGAGACTTACCTAATTGAACGCAAGCTGGATAATGCCAAGCCTTGTGGCGGTGCGATTCCTCTATGCATGGTGAGCGAGTTTGACCTCCCACCAGAAATTATTGACCGTCAGGTACGACGGATGAAGATGATTTCCCCCTCTAACCGCGAGGTGGATATCAATTTGGTTAATGAAGACGAATATATTGGAATGTGTCGCCGCGAAGTGCTGGATGGATTCCTGCGTAATCGGGCGGCGCAGTTGGGCGCAATTTTAATTAATGCCACAGTTCATAAACTTGATTTTCCGACAAATAGTAAAGAACCCTATACCATCCATTATGTAGACCACTCAGAAGGTGGGACGCAAGGTGTTGCCAAAACTCTGAAGGTGGATTTGGTGATTGGCGCTGATGGGGCAAATTCTCGGATTGCTAAAGAAATGGACGCGGGGGACTACAACTTCGCGATCGCATTTCAAGAGCGCATCCGGCTGCCTCAGGATAAAATGGCGTATTACCAAGATATGGCGGAAATGTACGTTGGTAACGACGTTTCTACCGATTTCTACGCTTGGGTATTTCCTAAATACGACCACGTAGCCGTAGGTACGGGGACGATGCAGGTCAACAAAGCCAGCATCAAGCAGCTACAAGCTGGTATTCGCGCTCGTGCGGCGAGAAAGTTGGCTGGGGGTCAAATCATTAAAGTTGAGGCGCACCCCATCCCCGAACATCCCCGTCCCCGTCGCGTCGTGGGCAGAATTGCTCTAATTGGCGATGCTGCTGGTTACGTCACGAAATCATCAGGTGAAGGAATTTACTTTGCGGCTAAGTCTGGGCGGATGTGCGCCGAAACGATTGTGGAGTTTTCCCAAGCTGGTAGCCGCATTCCTACAGAAGATGACCTCAAGGTTTATCTCAAGCGTTGGGATCGGAAGTACGGCATAACGTACAAGGTGTTAGACATTTTGCAAACTGTTTTCTACCGTTCCGATGCAACTCGCGAGGCATTCGTGGAGATGTGCGCCGATTTAGACGTACAAAAGCTAACGTTCGATAGCTATCTCTACAAAACTGTGGTTCCAGCTAATCCCATCACTCAGTTGAAGATTACTGCTAAAACGATTGGTAGTCTAATTCGGGGTAATGCTTTAGCTCCTTAATTGGGGCGATCGGTTTTTGATTTGTAGGGGCGTACAGATGTGCGTCCTTACATTTTTTTTGCTTACGTTAAGCAATGCGTAGCAATTCTAATTGATTTACCAACATTTTTCTGTAGAGACGTTACATGTAACGTCTCTACATATGATGGGGCGATAAATATTTTGAGAATGCTTTGAGCAGGATTGCTTATTTTTATTTCTTAAGTTATTATTTTTTTAATTTAGGATTACAAATAGTTTCAGTTTTAAAAAATCAGACTATATTTCTAGTATAAAAAATATAATATCAGAAAAGTAAACAAATGCAGATGAAAACAACTGCATTTTCTCCTGAAAACTAGAGCAAACAATCAAAGTTAACTCTAGCTATTTTTGTAAAAATATGGACTTATTCGTGACTGCTCCCGTGAGCTACAGCCACTTCCTCTAGTTGCTCTACGCTAGGTAGTTCCAAGCAGTAGCCCGCACCATAAACAGTTTTGATATAGCGAGGGTGGCGTGGATCTGGTTCTAGCTTGGTTCGGAGGTGGCGAATGTGGACGCGAATAGTTTCAATGTCATCGTCAGGATCGTATCCCCAGACTTCCTTGAGAATGTCGCTAGGCGAAACAGTCTGTCCGTGACGCTGAAGCAAGCAGTGGAGTAACTCAAATTCTAGGTGAGTCAATTTGACAGTTTCAGTAAACCAGATAGCTTCAAAACGCTCTGGAACCAGAGTTAGAGGACCGTAGTTGAGGATCTCGCTATGCTTGGCTGCTTGAGGAATGCGATCGGTACGCCGAAGTAAGGCACGGACGCGAGCCAGCATTTCTTCAACTTCAAACGGTTTCGTCAAATAGTCGTCTGCACCTGCATTGAAGCCTTCAACCTTATCTTGGGTTTGGCTTAGGGCTGTGAGCATGAGTACGGGAATTTCAGCCGTCCGTTCGTCGCGCCGCAAACGCTGGCAAACTGTAAAGCCGTCTACTCTAGGTAGCATCAGATCGAGCATAATTAAGTCTGGCTGCAACTGGAGTGCGAGAGCCTGTCCCTTAATTCCGTCTTCTGCTTGACTGACATCATAGCCAGCCATTTCTAAGTTCACGGCAACCAATTCGGAGATTGCTGGATCGTCATCAATTACAAGTATTCGTGCCATTATTATTAAATCAGATTAACAAATGTTAATGAACAATAAGAACCTTGGGCAGATACAAAGATTGCTGTACTGATTATACGGATGATTCTAAAGATTAGCTATCGCTCATGTGGTGAATGTTGTAACAAAGTGATGAAAATTGAATGCGATCGCCGAGTTTGAGAGACAAGAGGCGATAGACAAGAGGGAAGAATTCGCTGACAACTGACAACTGATAACTGATAACTGAAATGCATCGAGGAAAATTGAATTCTGACTTTACGCCGCCTTGGTGGTTGCGCAACGGCTTAGCCATGACGGTTTACACTGCGCTTTGGGCAAGCAAAGACTGGGAAAAAACGACTAGCCACCCAGAGCCGAATTATGAAGCAGTTATATTTCACGGTGCTGGGGAAGTACCAATCTTTGGTTGGGTAGCAATTCCTGAAAATCCCAAAGCCACGATCGTTGGGACTTATGGTATTACAGGTACTTTGGAAAATCAGTGGTTTTTAAGACTTTTAGGACGCAAAGCTTTTGCTCAAGGCTATGCTGTAGTGCTATTTGACTGGCGGGCGCACGGTAAAACAGCTCAGTTATCGCCAACTTTAACTTCTGATGGGTTATACGAAGGAGAAGATTTTGTTTGCATCGCCGCTCAAGCAAAAGCAATGGGTTGTCCCGCACCATTTTGGTTTACAGGCTTTTCCCTCGGCGGGCAATTGGCTTTGTGGGGAGTGAAAGCAGCGCAGACGTGGGGAATCAGTGACCAGTTACCAGTGACCAGTGACCAG from Chroococcidiopsis sp. SAG 2025 harbors:
- a CDS encoding GerMN domain-containing protein; protein product: MVKQQQNRRIPVSGLVAGIAAVAVTAGGGAAWWHWQSNQKPTRPIAPPISGIQEAPKPQTPPVAQQQVEVFWLKGSGVRQQLIATTATTTADIKKQPTAALKTAFDNLLSGPKDGSVSTTIPKGTTLRDLKVEKDGIHVNLSEDFTAGGGSTAMTGRVAQVIYTATSLDPNAKVWIEVEGEPLEVLGGEGLELEQPLTRQSLGENFTL
- a CDS encoding DUF2993 domain-containing protein, which encodes MEFFTILLSGILGLVTPAGLVVDRTAENAVRSQLQHAEQLEVRVDNAPSYQLIQGKVEKVRLAGRGLRLKQQNIRIAALELETDPVDVDPRSLGKQKLKLRRSLHAGVHLLLEQSDLNQALPTLIAQIQEFVIPELGGDRAESSSNYKFVNPRLELLANNRLRFQVQLAAENDDEPLAIVAESGLAVKGGRQIQLVQPTVAVDREAVAQNIVDEIAMNLSQELDFRRLEVYGLQVRILQLKVAAQKLDLVTFVRVDPSSSLLQNPSLQNSKL
- the chlP gene encoding geranylgeranyl reductase, which translates into the protein MTLRVAVVGSGPAGSSAAEVLAKAGIETYLIERKLDNAKPCGGAIPLCMVSEFDLPPEIIDRQVRRMKMISPSNREVDINLVNEDEYIGMCRREVLDGFLRNRAAQLGAILINATVHKLDFPTNSKEPYTIHYVDHSEGGTQGVAKTLKVDLVIGADGANSRIAKEMDAGDYNFAIAFQERIRLPQDKMAYYQDMAEMYVGNDVSTDFYAWVFPKYDHVAVGTGTMQVNKASIKQLQAGIRARAARKLAGGQIIKVEAHPIPEHPRPRRVVGRIALIGDAAGYVTKSSGEGIYFAAKSGRMCAETIVEFSQAGSRIPTEDDLKVYLKRWDRKYGITYKVLDILQTVFYRSDATREAFVEMCADLDVQKLTFDSYLYKTVVPANPITQLKITAKTIGSLIRGNALAP
- a CDS encoding response regulator transcription factor, with product MARILVIDDDPAISELVAVNLEMAGYDVSQAEDGIKGQALALQLQPDLIMLDLMLPRVDGFTVCQRLRRDERTAEIPVLMLTALSQTQDKVEGFNAGADDYLTKPFEVEEMLARVRALLRRTDRIPQAAKHSEILNYGPLTLVPERFEAIWFTETVKLTHLEFELLHCLLQRHGQTVSPSDILKEVWGYDPDDDIETIRVHIRHLRTKLEPDPRHPRYIKTVYGAGYCLELPSVEQLEEVAVAHGSSHE